ACAGCCTCTTCAAGCGCAGTCTGTGTAGCGGGTGTTACTTCCTTGTCATCGTTAATTAGAGTGTCATCAATATCAATCGCGATCAATTTGTACATTTGTCTCTCTCCTTATCTCTTTCTAAATAAATGTAATTTGGAAAAATAATTCTTCTTATGTTGATTCTGACCCGGTTCCGGACTCAGCTCTGCCATAAGCATAGCTCCCAGAATACAACCACAACCGAGCAGAGCGGACATACCAAGCGTTTCTCCGCCAAAGGCTAAGCCTGTCAGCACAGCGAATACAGGTTCTGTGGCATAAATAATGGCTACCCTTGAAGGCGTAGTGTATTTCTGGCAGGCGGTTTGAATCCAGAAAGCAAAAGCGCTGGTAGGACCGATAGAGATTAAAAGTGCCCAGAGAACGTCCGGGTCCTTGATAAGCTCTGCGCTGTGTGCCAGCGGTGCAGCTCCTTCAAAGATAAGCGAAGCGACAATGCTTAGCAGTCCAACGAAGGCGAGCTGCAGGGTTGCCAGCGGCAACGCCGGATAATGAGGTGCATAAACGCCAGTATATGCGACTTGCAGCGCAAAAGCTATGGCGCATAGCAGGATAAGAGCATCACCTTTATTCAGGGACAGAGATGAGCCTGTGAAGGTCAGCAGGTAAAGACCTACTGCGGCAAGCGCCGCGCTGAACCAAGTGTAACGTGAAATGGCATGCTTTAGTAGCGCCAGAGAGAGAAACGGAACCAATACGACCGATAGACCGGTAATAAACCCGGTATTGGAGGTGGTCGTATATAGAAGTCCCATGGTCTGGAAGCCATAGCCCATAAACAAAAAAAGGCCTAGCAGCAGAGAATCGCGTACCATGCGGAAGCTTAACTGCTTCCACTCCTTGCGGTAAAAAATAAAAGTGATTAGAGCCAGCAACAGGGCAGCACCTGTAAAGCGGATGCTGTTAAACGCGAGTGGAGGGAGCACTTTGACAGCATTTTGAACAATCAGAAAGGTGCATCCCCACATCATCGCCACAAGTAGCAGGCTGAAATCGGCCATACGGGAACGCTTCACTTCTAAGGTCATCCTCTCTTCGGCAAATGCCGTCCTTGTAAGAACGACAAGGTCAAGTTGTCCAAATTGTATCGTATATTCATGGGGAGGACAAGATAGGAATCGCTCAAAGGCTTATATTTAAAGGGATTTAAGGGATTAGGCTAGACAAAAAAACAGGGTCTTGATATACTTCGATAACCGCACATTTGTTCTTGTTTTTCGCATCTTAGAAAGGAGCGGTTTCACCATGATGGGCAGATCCCATTTAATAATCAGCACTGGGGTTACCCTATCTGTAATGAGTTTGATGTCACACGAGATTACGATTCCAGTTATTGCGGTCGCAGCGTTAAGCTCTTTGCTGCCTGATATCGATGAACCGAATTCGCTGCTCGTGCGCAAGGCGATTCCAGAGTTTCTATTGAGAGCGCTGCAAATTGCTTTGATAGGCGCGGCAATTTATCTCTATTTTGCCGGAATCGTGGAACGCCCTTGGAATATTGTGCTGGCATTGCTTGTAGGTAGTGTATCATTCCTTCCAAGCCGAAAGCTGCGCCATTTGGTCATGATTTTAATCGCCATAGCACTCTTTGCCTTCGGGGAAGCCTATGATCCATGGAACTACATTGCAGCATGCGTGCTCGTCGTTTCGTCGATTGTCCCACACCGTGGCCTGACACATACCTTGTATGGTGTTGCGGGCTGGAGCGCCTTATTGTATTTCGCCTCAGCCGGTATAAATGACGGTGGCAGTCTATGGATAGCTGGCGGTATGTCGTATGCACTTCATCTACTGGCAGACTCCCTTACTCAAAGAGGAATTACACCATTGCCGCCAATCCCCTTTAAGCTGCGTCTCAAGCTAATGAGTACAGGCACGAAAAAAGGTGGAGCCGTAGAGAACATCTGCATCATGCTGACTCTAGCGTTC
This Paenibacillus sp. FSL R5-0345 DNA region includes the following protein-coding sequences:
- a CDS encoding DMT family transporter, with protein sequence MKRSRMADFSLLLVAMMWGCTFLIVQNAVKVLPPLAFNSIRFTGAALLLALITFIFYRKEWKQLSFRMVRDSLLLGLFLFMGYGFQTMGLLYTTTSNTGFITGLSVVLVPFLSLALLKHAISRYTWFSAALAAVGLYLLTFTGSSLSLNKGDALILLCAIAFALQVAYTGVYAPHYPALPLATLQLAFVGLLSIVASLIFEGAAPLAHSAELIKDPDVLWALLISIGPTSAFAFWIQTACQKYTTPSRVAIIYATEPVFAVLTGLAFGGETLGMSALLGCGCILGAMLMAELSPEPGQNQHKKNYFSKLHLFRKR
- a CDS encoding metal-dependent hydrolase, which codes for MMGRSHLIISTGVTLSVMSLMSHEITIPVIAVAALSSLLPDIDEPNSLLVRKAIPEFLLRALQIALIGAAIYLYFAGIVERPWNIVLALLVGSVSFLPSRKLRHLVMILIAIALFAFGEAYDPWNYIAACVLVVSSIVPHRGLTHTLYGVAGWSALLYFASAGINDGGSLWIAGGMSYALHLLADSLTQRGITPLPPIPFKLRLKLMSTGTKKGGAVENICIMLTLAFVVYVFILSP